From a region of the Lactuca sativa cultivar Salinas chromosome 4, Lsat_Salinas_v11, whole genome shotgun sequence genome:
- the LOC111914701 gene encoding kirola, protein MALSGVLVKQVIIKSDGDVFHDLFGNRPYHISEMTPDFIKGVDLHDGEWGIVGSVSVWNFTHDGKEKVAKQVIEEIDKEKKLVRYKVIGGEILEAYKSFFVTIHVDTKGEENVVTWTFHYEKLNESVDDPNSLMDLCLRITKDIENHHLAKSN, encoded by the exons ATGGCTCTGAGTGGTGTGCTAGTTAAGCAAGTTATAATAAAATCGGATGGAGATGTTTTCCATGACTTATTTGGAAACAGACCATACCATATATCTGAAATGACACCCGATTTCATAAAAGGTGTTGATCTGCATGATGGTGAATGGGGTATTGTTGGATCCGTTTCTGTGTGGAATTTTACACATG ACGGGAAGGAAAAAGTGGCTAAACAGGTAATCGAAGAAATTGACAAAGAGAAAAAGTTAGTGCGTTATAAGGTGATAGGGGGTGAGATATTGGAGGCTTACAAAAGCTTCTTCGTTACAATTCATGTGGACACCAAGGGAGAAGAGAACGTTGTGACGTGGACTTTCCACTATGAGAAGCTTAATGAGAGTGTTGATGACCCTAATAGTTTGATGGATTTATGCCTTCGTATCACCAAAGATATTGAGAACCATCACCTCGCCAAATCAAACTAA
- the LOC111914699 gene encoding carboxyl-terminal-processing peptidase 1, chloroplastic isoform X1, with amino-acid sequence MRVFLCNSSSSSLFPPPPTPTARRPQKPLLATPQNPSFIRSLTGAALSFNLLFFSPLSPLPPPSIASDFTSSGSQLECREEDQRIEEERRLERAPELVTNEEIVKEAWQIVNDSFLDTDRNRWSPEAWLQKKEDIIGTSLQTRSKAHDVIRRMLSTLGDPYTRFLSPSEFSKMARYDMSGIGVNLREIPDENGEVKLKVLGLILDGPAHAAGVRQGDELLSVNGVNLKGKSAFEALSILQGPSDTSVNIMVKHGNCGPIQSVDVQRQLVAKTPVFYRLEQMDNGKTSVGYMRLKEFNALARKDLVTAMKRLQGMGASFFILDLRDNLGGLVQEGIEIAKLFLNEGETVIYTAGRETLNVKSIVAETEPLITTPVIVLVNKNTASASEIVATALHDNCRAILVGEKTYGKGLIQSVFELHDGSGVVVTVGKYVTPNHLDINGNGIDPDYKKLPAWNEVVERLSKCQKQQSKDT; translated from the exons ATGAGGGTCTTCCTCTGTAATTCATCGTCTTCTTCCCTCTTTCCACCACCCCCAACGCCCACTGCTCGCCGCCCTCAAAAACCCCTTCTCGCCACTCCTCAAAACCCGTCTTTCATCCGTTCATTAACTGGAGCTGCGCTCTCTTTCAACCTCCTCTTCTTCTCGCCTCTCTCTCCACTTCCTCCACCTTCAATCGCTTCGGATTTTACTTCTTCCGGTTCTCAATTGGAATGTCGCGAAGAAGATCAGCGAATTGAAGAGGAAAGAAGGCTCGAAAGGGCTCCTGAATTGGTCACAAATGAAGAGATTGTGAAGGAGGCTTGGCAGATTGTTAATGATAGCTTTCTTGACACTGATCGAAATCGATGGTCACCTGAAGCTTGGCTT CAAAAGAAGGAAGACATTATTGGGACATCGCTCCAAACAAGATCTAAAGCTCACGATGTAATCCGTAGGATGTTATCTACCTTAGGCGACCCTTATACACGTTTTCTATCTCCTTCAGAG TTCTCAAAGATGGCAAGGTATGACATGTCTGGAATCGGAGTCAACCTCAGGGAAATTCCAGATGAAAACGGTGAAGTAAAActcaaggttttagggctcaTTTTAGATGGCCCTGCCCATGCCGCTGGCGTCAGACAAGGAGATGAACTATTATCTGTCAATGGAGTAAACTTAAAGGGCAAATCAGCATTTGAAGCTTTATCAATCTTGCAAGGTCCAAGTGACACATCTGTAAACATCATG gTCAAACATGGCAATTGTGGTCCAATACAATCTGTAGATGTCCAGAGGCAACTTGTTGCTAAAACCCCTGTTTTTTATCGATTGGAACAAATGGATAATGGCAAGACTTCAGTTGGATACATGCGTCTGAAAGAGTTTAATGCACTTGCTAGAAAGGATTTGGTTACAG CAATGAAGAGACTTCAAGGGATGGGTGCCTCATTCTTCATTCTTGATCTTAGAGATAATCTTGGTGGATTAGTACAG GAGGGGATTGAAATTGCTAAATTGTTTCTAAATGAAGGGGAGACAGTAATATATACTGCTGGAAGAGAAACTCTAAATGTAAAAAGTATAGTAGCTGAAACAGAGCCTCTTATTACAACTCCTGTCATT GTTTTGGTGAACAAAAATACTGCTAGTGCAAGTGAAATA GTTGCTACTGCACTTCATGACAACTGTAGAGCCATTCTTGTTGGTGAAAAGACCTATGGAAAG GGTTTGATTCAGTCTGTATTTGAACTACATGATGGATCAGGGGTAGTGGTGACTGTTGGGAAATATGTCACACCAAATCATTTGGACATAAATGGAAATGGAATTGATCCTGATTATAAAAAGTTACCAG CATGGAATGAAGTGGTTGAACGTTTATCCAAGTGCCAAAAGCAACAATCTAAAGACACTTGA
- the LOC111914699 gene encoding carboxyl-terminal-processing peptidase 1, chloroplastic isoform X2, with translation MARYDMSGIGVNLREIPDENGEVKLKVLGLILDGPAHAAGVRQGDELLSVNGVNLKGKSAFEALSILQGPSDTSVNIMVKHGNCGPIQSVDVQRQLVAKTPVFYRLEQMDNGKTSVGYMRLKEFNALARKDLVTAMKRLQGMGASFFILDLRDNLGGLVQEGIEIAKLFLNEGETVIYTAGRETLNVKSIVAETEPLITTPVIVLVNKNTASASEIVATALHDNCRAILVGEKTYGKGLIQSVFELHDGSGVVVTVGKYVTPNHLDINGNGIDPDYKKLPAWNEVVERLSKCQKQQSKDT, from the exons ATGGCAAGGTATGACATGTCTGGAATCGGAGTCAACCTCAGGGAAATTCCAGATGAAAACGGTGAAGTAAAActcaaggttttagggctcaTTTTAGATGGCCCTGCCCATGCCGCTGGCGTCAGACAAGGAGATGAACTATTATCTGTCAATGGAGTAAACTTAAAGGGCAAATCAGCATTTGAAGCTTTATCAATCTTGCAAGGTCCAAGTGACACATCTGTAAACATCATG gTCAAACATGGCAATTGTGGTCCAATACAATCTGTAGATGTCCAGAGGCAACTTGTTGCTAAAACCCCTGTTTTTTATCGATTGGAACAAATGGATAATGGCAAGACTTCAGTTGGATACATGCGTCTGAAAGAGTTTAATGCACTTGCTAGAAAGGATTTGGTTACAG CAATGAAGAGACTTCAAGGGATGGGTGCCTCATTCTTCATTCTTGATCTTAGAGATAATCTTGGTGGATTAGTACAG GAGGGGATTGAAATTGCTAAATTGTTTCTAAATGAAGGGGAGACAGTAATATATACTGCTGGAAGAGAAACTCTAAATGTAAAAAGTATAGTAGCTGAAACAGAGCCTCTTATTACAACTCCTGTCATT GTTTTGGTGAACAAAAATACTGCTAGTGCAAGTGAAATA GTTGCTACTGCACTTCATGACAACTGTAGAGCCATTCTTGTTGGTGAAAAGACCTATGGAAAG GGTTTGATTCAGTCTGTATTTGAACTACATGATGGATCAGGGGTAGTGGTGACTGTTGGGAAATATGTCACACCAAATCATTTGGACATAAATGGAAATGGAATTGATCCTGATTATAAAAAGTTACCAG CATGGAATGAAGTGGTTGAACGTTTATCCAAGTGCCAAAAGCAACAATCTAAAGACACTTGA